One genomic segment of Pedobacter endophyticus includes these proteins:
- a CDS encoding glycoside hydrolase family 3 N-terminal domain-containing protein: MKRYIPLAFILTLPFSAALAQNKKIERKVDSVLKLMTLDEKIGQLNQYTGDRDATGPITNNPNKLKDIRDGKLGSMLNVRGAKETREVQEVAMQSRMKIPLLFGLDVIHGYRVTFPIPLAEAASWDLAAMENGARVAARETAASGVHWTFAPMVDIARDPRWGRVMEGAGEDTYLGSKIAFARVKGFQGAGLGNLDAIMACAKHFAAYGAAIAGRDYNAVDMSEHTLWETYLPPFKAALDAGAATFMNSFNTLNGIPATGNAYLQRDILKGKWKYTGFVVSDWGSIGEMVDHGFAKDKKQAAELAINAGSDMDMESRSYLPNLAKLVAEKKVSVALIDDAVRRILRKKFELGLFDDPYRFSNEARQEKELNSTENRKAALSMAEKSIVLLKNEKQLLPLSKSLKKIAVIGPLGKSEKDMQGFWSIAWENDQLVSLYQGLKNKLGNNTELLYAKGCEIADSSKTGFAEAVQVAKQADVIVMAVGETLDMSGEAKSRAHIRIPGVQEDLIKAVQATGKPVVVLVMAGRPLIFNWTADNVPAIMYTWWLGSEAGNAMANVLFGDYNPSGKLPMTFPRDEGQIPIYYNYLSTGRPAKNDKDTRYRSAYLDMPNSPKFAFGYGLSYTTFDYSNLTLNKTQMGMNDKIEVSFTLKNTGKYDGEEVVQLYLQDKFASVARPVKELKDFQKVMLKAGESRTINFTIDKEKLSFYNQKLQWGAEAGDFKLMIGTASNNIKLEKDFSLTL, from the coding sequence ATGAAAAGATATATTCCTTTAGCCTTTATATTAACCTTGCCTTTCTCGGCTGCTTTGGCGCAAAACAAAAAGATCGAAAGAAAAGTGGATTCGGTGTTAAAACTGATGACGCTTGATGAAAAAATCGGTCAGCTTAACCAATACACAGGAGATCGGGATGCCACGGGGCCGATAACCAATAATCCGAACAAACTAAAAGATATCAGAGATGGTAAACTAGGCTCGATGCTCAATGTTCGTGGCGCCAAAGAAACCCGCGAAGTACAAGAAGTGGCTATGCAATCGAGAATGAAGATTCCCTTGCTTTTTGGTTTAGATGTTATCCACGGCTACCGCGTGACGTTCCCAATTCCCTTGGCCGAGGCCGCAAGTTGGGATTTGGCAGCGATGGAAAACGGGGCGAGGGTTGCAGCGAGAGAAACAGCCGCTTCAGGCGTACATTGGACATTCGCTCCGATGGTTGATATTGCCCGCGATCCGCGTTGGGGAAGGGTAATGGAAGGCGCCGGAGAAGATACTTACCTCGGATCGAAGATTGCGTTCGCCCGCGTAAAAGGTTTTCAAGGTGCTGGTTTGGGTAATCTCGACGCCATTATGGCCTGCGCAAAACACTTCGCCGCTTATGGCGCTGCAATTGCAGGGCGAGATTACAATGCTGTTGATATGAGCGAGCATACCCTTTGGGAAACCTATTTGCCGCCATTTAAAGCCGCACTTGATGCAGGAGCGGCTACATTTATGAACTCCTTTAACACCTTGAACGGAATTCCTGCAACGGGAAACGCCTATTTACAACGTGATATTTTAAAAGGTAAGTGGAAATACACAGGCTTTGTAGTAAGCGATTGGGGCTCGATCGGCGAAATGGTAGATCATGGCTTTGCAAAAGATAAGAAACAGGCCGCAGAACTTGCCATAAACGCCGGGAGCGACATGGACATGGAAAGCAGAAGTTATCTGCCGAACCTTGCCAAACTCGTAGCCGAGAAAAAAGTTTCCGTGGCGTTAATTGATGATGCCGTTCGCAGAATCTTGCGCAAAAAATTCGAATTGGGTTTGTTCGATGATCCATACCGTTTTAGCAACGAGGCCCGCCAGGAAAAAGAGTTAAACTCAACAGAAAATAGAAAGGCTGCTTTATCAATGGCCGAAAAAAGTATTGTGCTTCTTAAAAACGAAAAACAGCTCTTGCCTTTATCAAAAAGCCTGAAGAAGATTGCCGTTATCGGTCCGTTGGGCAAGTCTGAAAAAGATATGCAGGGTTTCTGGTCTATTGCCTGGGAAAATGATCAGCTCGTTTCGTTATATCAGGGATTAAAAAATAAGCTTGGCAACAACACCGAGTTGCTTTATGCAAAAGGTTGCGAAATTGCAGATTCTTCGAAAACAGGTTTTGCCGAAGCGGTGCAGGTGGCCAAACAGGCCGATGTAATTGTAATGGCCGTTGGCGAAACTTTAGATATGAGCGGTGAGGCCAAAAGCCGGGCGCACATTCGCATTCCAGGCGTTCAGGAAGATCTGATTAAGGCCGTACAAGCCACCGGAAAGCCCGTTGTGGTGTTGGTAATGGCGGGCCGTCCGCTTATTTTCAATTGGACAGCCGACAACGTTCCCGCCATTATGTACACCTGGTGGTTGGGAAGCGAAGCCGGAAACGCGATGGCTAATGTGCTGTTCGGCGATTACAACCCAAGTGGCAAATTGCCAATGACTTTTCCGAGGGATGAAGGGCAGATTCCGATTTATTACAATTACTTAAGCACAGGCCGCCCTGCTAAAAACGATAAAGATACCCGCTACCGCTCGGCTTATTTAGATATGCCGAACAGCCCGAAGTTCGCATTCGGTTACGGCTTGAGCTACACCACTTTCGATTACTCAAACCTAACGTTAAATAAAACGCAAATGGGAATGAATGATAAAATTGAGGTGAGTTTTACACTTAAAAATACAGGAAAATATGATGGCGAAGAAGTAGTTCAGTTGTATCTGCAAGACAAGTTTGCGTCGGTTGCCCGCCCGGTGAAAGAGCTTAAAGACTTTCAAAAGGTGATGTTGAAAGCGGGTGAGAGCAGAACGATAAACTTTACGATAGACAAAGAGAAACTGTCGTTTTACAACCAGAAACTGCAATGGGGAGCCGAAGCAGGCGATTTCAAATTGATGATTGGAACAGCTTCGAATAATATTAAACTGGAGAAGGATTTCAGCCTGACCCTTTAA
- a CDS encoding endo-1,4-beta-xylanase has protein sequence MKTSTKISLASGLLLSISLLSISCAKYKSTSIDPGTVTPTKTEEVTLKSAMPFPMGAALNVSLLKSNTNYRNLTIKEFNSVTAENAMKFASLHPSKDTYTWSDADYLIDFANANGMRVHGHTLNWYKSLPDWVNNFQGTTAEWENLLKTHIQTVVGHFKGKVASWDVVNEAIADDGTIRNSIWVQKLGADYIGRAFQYAHEADPNALLFYNDYGHEFGPTKRTAILNLVNSLKSKGIPIDGIGLQMHTRVTQTDANLATAITTAAATGLKIHISEIDIALNPDNTAGATYTTALADQQAAKYKAIVKAYNSIPKAQQFGITQWNVTDADSWIPSNYNRPDWPLPFDAQYQRKPAYQGILDGIK, from the coding sequence ATGAAAACATCAACGAAAATTAGTCTCGCTTCAGGTTTATTACTATCTATTTCCCTTTTGAGCATCTCTTGTGCCAAATACAAAAGTACAAGCATCGATCCCGGCACGGTAACGCCAACCAAAACCGAAGAAGTTACATTAAAAAGCGCCATGCCATTTCCAATGGGTGCTGCGTTAAATGTAAGCTTACTCAAGTCGAACACTAATTATCGGAACCTCACAATAAAAGAATTTAACAGCGTAACGGCAGAAAATGCCATGAAATTTGCATCGCTTCACCCCAGCAAAGATACTTACACCTGGAGCGATGCAGATTACCTGATTGATTTCGCCAACGCCAACGGCATGCGTGTTCACGGCCATACTTTAAACTGGTACAAATCGTTGCCAGATTGGGTAAACAATTTTCAGGGCACAACAGCCGAATGGGAAAACCTCTTAAAAACCCACATTCAAACCGTAGTCGGCCACTTTAAGGGCAAGGTAGCCTCTTGGGACGTAGTTAACGAAGCCATTGCCGACGACGGAACAATCAGAAACAGCATTTGGGTGCAAAAACTCGGGGCAGATTATATCGGCAGGGCTTTTCAGTACGCACACGAGGCCGATCCGAATGCGCTGCTTTTTTATAACGATTATGGACATGAATTTGGCCCCACCAAACGCACAGCGATTTTAAATCTGGTAAACAGTTTAAAAAGCAAGGGCATTCCGATTGATGGAATCGGGCTGCAAATGCACACCAGGGTTACCCAAACCGATGCCAATCTGGCGACGGCAATTACAACCGCTGCAGCAACAGGTTTGAAAATCCATATTTCTGAAATTGATATTGCCCTAAACCCCGATAATACAGCCGGAGCTACCTACACAACTGCGTTGGCCGATCAGCAGGCCGCAAAATACAAAGCCATCGTAAAAGCCTATAATTCCATTCCAAAAGCACAACAATTTGGCATAACCCAATGGAATGTAACCGATGCCGACAGCTGGATTCCGTCTAACTACAATCGCCCCGATTGGCCGTTGCCGTTTGATGCCCAATATCAACGCAAACCTGCTTACCAGGGGATTTTAGACGGTATTAAATAG
- a CDS encoding glycoside hydrolase family 2 protein: MLKSSYSLLLICLSLLTSASYAQVAAIQNIQGRKIQSLNGKWNYIIDPYENGYYDYRHDPFDQSKTGTGGYFDDKVQKDKSELIEYDFDHSPQMNVPGDWNSQSERLELYEGNIWLRRKFDAKPEKGKKYYVYFGAVNYEAHVYLNGKKLGVHKGGFTPFQFDVTGNLKAGENSIVLKVDNIRKQDEIPTVNTDWWNYGGITRDVYLAEFPDHFISDYKLQLVKGNNNLLSFTLKLSDATANQDVTLSIPELKLEKKYKTDSEGKIADDFTWNNLSFWSPESPKLYAVNIKTDKEDINDKIGFRTIQVDGDSILLNGKSVFLRGISIHDENPLLAGRLRSEGDMRMMLQWAKDMNCNYVRLAHYPHNEEMIRLADEMGLLVWAEVPVYWTISWTNPATYANAKQQLTDLIVRDKNRASVIVWSIGNETPLSSPRLSFMTNLAETARMLDDTRLVAAALEVHREGNNIILNDPLGEKIDLVSFNEYAGWYWGGNPSEITKYNFDIKYKKPVVITEFGGDALGGFHADENTRWSEEYQEALYKNQITMLSKIGALRGMTPWILADFRSPRRQHPIYQNFWNRKGLISETGKKKKAFYVLKDFYDQMQVKYK, translated from the coding sequence ATGCTTAAATCATCCTATAGCCTACTTTTAATTTGCTTATCGCTTCTTACTTCAGCTAGTTATGCACAGGTCGCTGCTATACAAAACATTCAGGGCCGTAAAATCCAAAGTTTAAACGGAAAGTGGAACTACATCATCGATCCGTATGAAAATGGTTATTACGATTATAGGCACGACCCGTTCGATCAATCGAAGACGGGAACCGGGGGTTATTTCGACGATAAAGTGCAGAAAGACAAGTCGGAATTGATTGAGTACGATTTCGATCACTCCCCACAAATGAACGTTCCCGGCGACTGGAATTCTCAATCGGAAAGACTCGAGCTTTACGAAGGAAATATCTGGCTGCGCCGGAAATTTGATGCAAAACCCGAAAAGGGAAAGAAATACTACGTTTACTTTGGTGCCGTAAATTACGAGGCGCACGTTTACTTAAACGGTAAAAAACTGGGCGTACACAAAGGCGGTTTCACCCCGTTTCAATTTGATGTGACCGGGAACCTCAAAGCCGGAGAAAACTCAATCGTACTAAAGGTTGATAACATCCGCAAGCAAGATGAAATTCCAACCGTAAACACCGATTGGTGGAACTATGGCGGCATCACCCGCGATGTGTATCTGGCCGAATTTCCAGATCATTTTATCAGCGATTATAAACTGCAATTGGTAAAGGGAAACAACAATCTGCTAAGCTTTACCCTAAAATTGAGCGATGCTACCGCCAATCAAGATGTAACCCTCTCTATTCCGGAGTTAAAGTTGGAAAAGAAATACAAAACTGATTCCGAAGGAAAAATTGCCGACGATTTCACTTGGAACAACCTCAGCTTCTGGTCGCCCGAAAGCCCGAAATTGTATGCCGTAAACATCAAAACAGATAAAGAAGACATTAACGATAAGATCGGTTTCAGAACCATTCAGGTTGATGGCGACAGCATTTTGCTAAACGGTAAATCGGTTTTTTTACGTGGCATTTCTATTCATGATGAAAACCCTTTGTTGGCAGGTCGTTTACGCTCAGAAGGCGATATGCGCATGATGTTGCAATGGGCAAAAGATATGAACTGTAATTATGTTCGCCTGGCGCACTACCCGCATAACGAAGAAATGATTCGTTTGGCCGATGAAATGGGTCTTTTGGTTTGGGCCGAGGTGCCGGTTTACTGGACCATTAGCTGGACCAATCCTGCAACTTACGCCAATGCCAAACAACAGCTTACCGATTTAATTGTTCGCGATAAAAACCGGGCAAGTGTTATTGTTTGGTCGATTGGCAACGAAACGCCGCTGAGCAGCCCACGTTTGAGTTTTATGACCAACCTTGCCGAAACCGCACGAATGCTAGACGATACGCGTTTGGTTGCTGCCGCTTTGGAGGTTCACCGCGAAGGGAATAACATTATTTTGAATGATCCTTTGGGCGAAAAAATCGATTTGGTAAGCTTTAACGAATATGCAGGCTGGTACTGGGGCGGAAACCCATCAGAAATTACTAAATACAACTTCGATATTAAGTACAAAAAGCCGGTTGTAATTACTGAATTCGGTGGCGACGCTTTGGGTGGCTTCCATGCCGATGAAAATACCCGCTGGAGCGAGGAATATCAGGAGGCCTTATACAAAAATCAAATCACCATGTTAAGTAAAATTGGTGCCTTACGCGGAATGACGCCCTGGATTTTGGCCGATTTTAGATCGCCAAGGAGACAACATCCCATTTACCAGAATTTCTGGAACCGTAAAGGTTTGATCAGCGAAACCGGTAAAAAGAAAAAGGCCTTTTATGTGCTCAAAGATTTTTACGATCAAATGCAGGTTAAATACAAATAA
- a CDS encoding RagB/SusD family nutrient uptake outer membrane protein: MKKNIFYLALALVALQIAGCKKDGFLQDGSFSGGNDITQAQLWANPDYARNFLNNVYSVLSDRYNVDNGGAMFASASDEAVNSNQNSSITTITNGTWSPVKTFDDVYADMYVGIRKANMFLENVDGSAVIPLDETLPANNPANQTYASQVDRLEGQAYFLRAFFQFELLKRYGSFPIVTRTLTVDDDLDLPRNTFDQCVAQISADCEEAISRLPLSPSEWSTAHRGRATQTAAMALKARLLLYAASPQYNPNNDLTKWQAAADAAKRLMDTGKHSIYSSYPNIWLWNNGAFNSETIFATQTLNTNTIEQNNAPVSYDAANGRTNPTQELVDAFEMKTTGRLISDGASGYVATNPYANRDPRLNFAIMYNGSTFKSKPVETFVGGKDGLNLNVNATKTGYYMRKYLSENAAWASTTTNVRRPWIFFRYAEVLLNYAEALNEAQGTAAQTEILRLLNLIRNRAGVAMPALQTTNPAGNGYVISSQSELRKRIHNERRVELCFEEHRFYDVRRWKEGETTFNKPVTGMRIAKTGATTYTYTPFTVENRVFTANNYLFPIAQNELNKAPGLGQNPGY, encoded by the coding sequence ATGAAAAAAAATATATTTTATCTGGCGCTTGCCCTTGTAGCACTACAAATTGCAGGATGTAAAAAAGATGGATTTCTTCAAGATGGATCTTTTAGCGGGGGAAATGATATTACGCAGGCGCAATTGTGGGCAAACCCCGATTATGCACGAAATTTCCTCAACAACGTTTACTCGGTACTTTCCGATCGCTACAATGTAGATAACGGTGGCGCCATGTTTGCCTCCGCATCAGATGAGGCGGTAAATTCGAATCAAAACTCATCGATAACCACCATAACTAACGGAACATGGAGCCCGGTAAAAACATTTGATGATGTATATGCAGACATGTACGTCGGCATCCGCAAGGCCAATATGTTTTTAGAAAACGTTGATGGAAGTGCTGTTATTCCGCTCGATGAAACCTTGCCGGCAAATAATCCTGCTAACCAAACCTATGCTTCACAGGTAGATCGGTTAGAGGGGCAGGCCTATTTTTTAAGGGCATTTTTCCAGTTCGAATTATTGAAGCGTTACGGAAGTTTCCCTATCGTTACCCGCACATTAACTGTTGATGACGATTTGGATTTACCACGCAATACCTTCGATCAATGTGTAGCGCAAATTTCTGCCGATTGTGAAGAGGCGATTTCTCGTTTGCCACTGTCGCCTTCTGAATGGAGCACTGCCCACAGGGGAAGGGCCACGCAAACCGCCGCAATGGCCTTAAAGGCCCGGCTTTTACTGTATGCCGCCAGTCCGCAATATAACCCAAACAACGATTTAACCAAATGGCAAGCTGCTGCAGATGCTGCCAAACGTTTAATGGACACCGGAAAGCACAGCATTTACAGCTCTTATCCTAACATTTGGTTATGGAACAATGGCGCCTTCAATTCTGAAACCATTTTTGCAACACAAACATTAAATACAAATACTATTGAGCAGAACAATGCCCCAGTCAGTTACGATGCCGCAAACGGAAGAACCAATCCAACGCAAGAATTGGTAGATGCCTTTGAAATGAAGACAACAGGCAGATTAATTTCTGATGGTGCTTCGGGTTATGTAGCCACCAATCCGTACGCCAACCGCGATCCGCGTTTAAATTTCGCCATTATGTACAATGGTTCGACCTTTAAAAGCAAACCTGTAGAAACTTTTGTAGGTGGCAAAGATGGGCTGAACTTGAATGTAAACGCCACCAAAACCGGTTATTACATGCGCAAATATTTAAGTGAAAATGCCGCCTGGGCTTCAACCACAACCAATGTTCGTCGCCCGTGGATTTTCTTCAGGTACGCAGAAGTATTGTTAAACTATGCCGAAGCACTTAACGAAGCACAAGGCACCGCGGCTCAGACCGAAATTTTACGCTTGTTAAATTTGATCAGAAATCGAGCAGGTGTAGCTATGCCCGCTTTACAAACTACCAATCCGGCAGGAAATGGTTATGTAATTTCTTCACAGTCCGAACTGAGAAAAAGAATACATAATGAGCGCCGCGTAGAACTTTGTTTCGAAGAACATCGTTTTTACGATGTACGCCGTTGGAAAGAGGGCGAAACCACCTTTAATAAACCGGTAACCGGAATGCGTATTGCCAAAACGGGCGCAACAACCTATACTTATACGCCCTTTACGGTTGAAAACAGGGTTTTTACGGCTAACAACTATCTTTTTCCAATAGCACAAAACGAATTAAATAAAGCGCCGGGTTTAGGGCAGAACCCGGGTTATTAA
- a CDS encoding SusC/RagA family TonB-linked outer membrane protein, with protein MKYIKSKYLICLLLMAAGMLNVYGQTPDENLTVIGKVVDQDKKPLPGVTISIQEDKTNRSVNTDANGSFTIEATSSDVLVFKFVGYGTVLKPAGEVTKADVVLTKALINAGDDDNVYIPFGVRKKREVTATISTITTENLPQIPSSSLTNVFTGRLPGLAVYPSGSQQPGYDVSSLLIRGRSSYNSNQEPLILVDGIERDFTAMDLGEIESVSVLKDAATLAWYGMYGANGVVYVKTKRGSATSTKVTFDAQAGLQAPLQVTAPLDAYSYATLYNEASINSGGTAVYDQTALQAYQTGSDPIKYPNNNFVRDFTKQVAPTQRYVASVTGGNAFIKYYTLLSAYQQGGFYKGGNNETYDANTDFNRYNLRTNLDLHVNKNLDVALDIGGRITNLTFPNAGTGTFLNTVYSTPANAFPILNPDGSYGGTSIFTQSNPLAMLQARGASTDLMRNMIATISARQKMDGILKGLSAEVFYAYDIAGLYRSGFAETYATSVLNADGSYSSFGTASKVNYQGNAFSGNVKKSELWAGLDYNRTFGQSDIKFSTRVSRANYSTFGNLDIRREGWSNRLSYGFRQRYFVDLTANYSGSENFAPGRRYGFFPAASAGWILSDESFMKGSTTWLDFLKIRGSYGLVGNDAIGSARRFAFNDFFSRSTTGYTFGTSYTGVGGTGQLALANPYLTWEKAYKTSLGFDAKLFKQALSISADYFYEDRKDLTTTSLLPSLLGQSLIYVNEGEAEYRGFETGINYNKKIGAVDLNIFGNYTYNVSKILAINEAANLPAYQKQLGHPISSVISPAATATTAAGYISTMLISDGIFQNQAQIDASPKQLLSRDVKPGDIKYVDQNGDGLINDLDRVRTDFNFVPKAYFGLGASVAVKNFDLNFLFQGTSGRSISIQQLVNAGNTNNGYLNQFSVDRWTPDNPGAAYPRLLLTDRGNNTANSDFWIRSGDYIRLKNVELGYSLSSAFIKRLKIAQLRFYVSGLNLLTFDKLGDLPIDPELPESGYNSSYPYMKIYSFGLNLKF; from the coding sequence ATGAAATATATAAAATCGAAATATTTGATTTGCCTGTTACTCATGGCGGCAGGAATGCTGAATGTTTATGGGCAAACACCTGATGAAAACCTCACCGTAATTGGTAAGGTTGTAGATCAGGATAAAAAACCGTTACCTGGAGTGACCATTTCTATTCAGGAAGACAAAACCAATCGCTCGGTTAATACCGATGCCAACGGAAGCTTCACCATCGAAGCCACTTCGAGCGATGTGCTGGTGTTTAAATTTGTGGGTTACGGAACTGTACTTAAGCCAGCCGGAGAAGTAACCAAAGCCGATGTAGTGTTAACTAAAGCTTTAATTAACGCAGGCGACGACGATAACGTGTACATTCCGTTCGGTGTGCGCAAAAAAAGGGAAGTTACCGCTACCATTAGCACCATTACCACCGAAAACCTGCCTCAAATTCCATCATCATCATTAACCAATGTGTTTACCGGGCGCTTACCAGGGCTTGCGGTTTACCCCAGCGGCTCGCAGCAACCGGGTTACGATGTATCGAGTCTTTTAATCAGAGGCCGATCATCGTACAACAGCAATCAAGAGCCGTTAATTTTGGTCGATGGAATTGAAAGAGATTTCACAGCAATGGATTTGGGCGAAATTGAAAGCGTAAGTGTTTTAAAAGATGCGGCTACCCTGGCATGGTATGGCATGTACGGCGCCAATGGCGTAGTGTATGTAAAAACCAAACGCGGCAGTGCAACCAGCACCAAAGTTACGTTCGATGCCCAGGCCGGCTTACAGGCGCCGCTTCAAGTAACTGCACCCTTGGATGCCTATTCGTACGCAACCTTATATAATGAAGCTTCGATAAACAGCGGCGGAACAGCAGTTTACGATCAAACGGCGTTACAGGCTTACCAAACAGGTTCTGACCCGATTAAATACCCCAACAATAATTTTGTAAGGGATTTTACAAAACAAGTGGCGCCAACTCAGCGTTACGTGGCCTCGGTAACCGGCGGAAATGCATTTATTAAATATTATACTTTATTAAGCGCCTACCAGCAAGGCGGTTTTTACAAGGGCGGAAATAACGAAACTTACGATGCCAATACCGATTTTAACCGGTACAACCTGCGCACCAATCTTGATTTGCACGTAAACAAAAACTTGGATGTAGCCTTGGATATCGGCGGAAGGATTACCAATTTAACCTTCCCCAATGCCGGAACAGGAACGTTTTTAAACACCGTTTACTCAACGCCAGCTAACGCCTTTCCGATCTTAAATCCCGATGGCTCTTACGGTGGAACTTCAATTTTTACACAGAGCAACCCGTTGGCCATGTTGCAGGCACGTGGTGCAAGTACCGATTTAATGCGCAACATGATTGCCACCATTAGTGCCCGCCAAAAAATGGATGGCATTTTGAAAGGCTTATCGGCCGAGGTTTTCTACGCTTATGATATTGCTGGCTTGTACCGTTCGGGCTTTGCCGAAACCTACGCCACTTCAGTATTAAACGCCGATGGTTCATACTCGTCATTTGGTACCGCAAGCAAGGTAAACTACCAGGGCAACGCATTTTCGGGCAATGTTAAAAAAAGCGAGTTATGGGCAGGTTTAGATTATAACAGAACCTTTGGACAAAGCGACATCAAATTTTCAACCCGTGTTTCAAGAGCCAACTATTCTACTTTTGGCAATTTAGATATTCGTAGAGAAGGCTGGTCTAACCGCCTGTCGTACGGCTTTAGGCAGCGCTATTTTGTCGATTTGACCGCCAATTACTCAGGTTCTGAAAACTTTGCGCCGGGCCGGAGATACGGTTTCTTCCCAGCGGCATCTGCAGGCTGGATCTTATCTGATGAAAGCTTTATGAAGGGATCGACCACGTGGTTAGATTTCTTAAAAATCCGCGGATCGTACGGTTTGGTGGGCAACGATGCCATTGGCTCGGCCAGACGTTTTGCCTTTAACGATTTCTTTAGCAGAAGTACAACAGGCTACACTTTCGGCACCTCGTATACCGGGGTTGGCGGAACAGGTCAACTGGCTTTGGCAAACCCATATTTAACCTGGGAAAAAGCTTACAAAACCAGTTTGGGCTTTGATGCAAAATTATTTAAACAAGCGTTATCAATCAGTGCCGATTACTTTTACGAAGATAGAAAAGACTTAACCACAACATCGCTTTTGCCAAGTTTATTGGGACAGAGCTTAATTTATGTAAATGAGGGAGAGGCAGAATACCGCGGCTTCGAAACCGGAATCAACTATAACAAAAAGATAGGAGCGGTAGACCTCAACATTTTCGGAAACTACACGTATAATGTAAGTAAAATCCTTGCCATTAACGAGGCGGCGAACTTACCAGCCTATCAAAAACAATTAGGCCACCCCATTTCGAGCGTAATTTCTCCGGCAGCAACCGCAACAACAGCAGCTGGTTACATCAGCACGATGTTGATCTCTGATGGAATTTTCCAAAATCAGGCACAGATTGATGCATCACCAAAACAATTGCTATCGAGAGATGTAAAACCAGGCGACATTAAATATGTTGATCAAAACGGCGACGGTTTAATTAATGATCTGGATAGGGTTAGAACCGATTTTAACTTTGTGCCGAAAGCTTATTTTGGTTTGGGTGCTTCGGTTGCCGTTAAAAACTTCGACTTAAACTTTTTATTTCAGGGTACAAGCGGTCGCTCAATCAGTATTCAACAACTCGTAAATGCCGGAAACACCAACAACGGTTATTTAAACCAGTTTAGTGTAGACCGGTGGACGCCAGATAATCCGGGTGCAGCATACCCACGGTTGTTGCTAACCGATCGCGGCAACAATACCGCCAACTCCGATTTTTGGATCCGCTCGGGCGATTATATCAGGCTTAAAAATGTTGAGCTCGGCTATTCACTATCATCAGCGTTTATTAAACGATTAAAAATAGCACAGTTGCGCTTTTATGTAAGTGGATTGAATTTGTTAACATTCGATAAATTAGGCGATTTGCCTATCGACCCGGAGTTGCCAGAATCTGGTTATAACTCATCTTATCCATACATGAAAATTTATTCATTCGGGTTAAACCTCAAATTTTAA